A part of Acropora palmata chromosome 8, jaAcrPala1.3, whole genome shotgun sequence genomic DNA contains:
- the LOC141890444 gene encoding uncharacterized protein LOC141890444 isoform X2: MVYTKTLCFRREVNDWELLDTYFIRKRCVFDERRTTGIEAMNRNIEFIPADPAELSQWLKKSKKLRSDTCDILKANKVEGKTLIRLTRSDLTDLIPGDFLARKELWDLVEYLTQCSPPALVRKERSKSPSTLSVDSDQSDRSFGFDIDTPRPLTPIFPKSESHKWASFTFPLPPGLKSHKEVPDNLRKQIIRDAYTCMRAQAQNDKINSQDFTIVAKQICKAVPQLKDHPPPGNRCSLGDFEYWGTVRYLLRKRHTNLKRPVDNDCKEEMERKKKCVDSLRPTPADIANHHKQIMIELRKVDVNVDAVRKLQKLSFLQRADDISNIHGTDALTKILKNYPFLQLEEQLLYELELHVQRILGKEVRFEDIKENWKKLMPTLCKAETTKDDMPALAMSQISDYFEKCPPLLTFVDKVSGDIDEFIKKETTSNSPTLLAFDLVDEKQSEKDSSQLFLVIDKSVFLEVTDETNIDYSKGLYLLLAVYYALNLQYDTKQKLLFQFLEEYVLEVKPLRRTFKYRQICNKIFQQVDDVTA; the protein is encoded by the exons ATGGTTTATACGAAGACGCTGTGCTTTCGACGTGAGGTTAACGACTGGGAATTACTTGATACATACTTTATACGAAAACGCTGTGTTTTCGACGAGAGGCGAACGACTGGCATTGAAGCGATGAACCGCAATATAGAATTTATTCCTGCTGACCCTGCCGAATTGTCGCAATGGCTCAAAAAGAGCAAGAAGCTTCGCTCCGACACATGTGATATATTAAAAG CAAACAAGGTGGAAGGAAAAACTTTAATCCGACTCACAAGGTCTGATCTCACTGACCTCATACCAGGAGATTTTCTTGCTCGTAAGGAGCTATGGGATCTTGTTGAATACTTG ACACAGTGTAGCCCACCAGCCCTGGTAAGGAAGGAACGTTCTAAATCCCCATCAACATTGTCTGTTGACTCAGACCAGAGTGACAGGAGCTTTGGCTTTGACATTGACACACCCAGGCCTTTAACACCCATATTCCCTAAGAGCGAGTCTCATAAATGGGCCTCCTTCACATTTCCATTGCCACCAGGATTAAAGAGTCATAAAGAAGTGCCAGACAACTTACGAAAACAAATTATCAGGGATGCCTACACTTGCATGAGGGCCCAGgcacaaaatgataaaatcaaTAGTCAGGACTTCACAATTGTTGCCAAACAGATTTGCAAAGCAGTTCCACAGCTGAAAGATCACCCTCCTCCAGGCAACAGATGTAGTTTGGGGGATTTTGAATATTGG GGAACTGTCCGTTACCTCTTGAGAAAGCGTCACACCAATCTTAAAAGACCAGTCGATAATGATTGCAAAGAAgagatggaaagaaagaaaaagtgtgTTGATTCTTTGAGGCCGACCCCTGCAGACATTGCCAATCATCATAAACAGATAATGATTGAACTGCGTAAGGTGGATGTTAACGTTGATGCTGTGAGAAAGTTGCAGAAGCTTTCATTTCTGCAGAGGGCTGATGATATCAGCAACATTCATGGAACAGATGCATTgaccaaaattttgaaaaattacccATTCCTTCAGTTAGAAGAACAG TTGCTGTATGAGCTGGAATTACATGTGCAAAGAATCCTGGGAAAAGAGGTCAGATTTGAAGACATAAAGGAAAACTGGAAGAAGCTGATGCCCACCTTATGCAAGGCTGAGACTACTAAGG atgatatgCCAGCTTTAGCAATGTCACAAATATCAGACTACTTTGAAAAGTGCCCCCCACTACTGACTTTCGTTGACAAG GTTAGTGGTGACATTGATGAATTcatcaagaaagaaactaCAAGCAATTCACCCACACTTCTGGCATTTGATCTTGTGGATGAAAAGCAGAGTGAAAAAGACTCAAGCCAACTCTTCCTTGTCATAGATAAGAGTGTGTTTTTAGAAGTAACTGATGAAACCAACATTGACTATAGCAAAGGGCTTTATTTGTTGCTTGCTGTGTATTATGCCTTGAACTTACAATATGATACTAAGCAAAAGttactttttcagtttcttgaaGAATATGTCTTGGAGGTAAAACCATTAAGGAGAACTTTTAAGTATAGACAAATTTGCAATAAGATCTTTCAACAAGTGGATGATGTAACAGCTTAA
- the LOC141890444 gene encoding uncharacterized protein LOC141890444 isoform X1 — MVYTKTLCFRREVNDWELLDTYFIRKRCVFDERRTTGIEAMNRNIEFIPADPAELSQWLKKSKKLRSDTCDILKANKVEGKTLIRLTRSDLTDLIPGDFLARKELWDLVEYLQNSSFKIVEKQDELAIEEDNEFDFRRTQCSPPALVRKERSKSPSTLSVDSDQSDRSFGFDIDTPRPLTPIFPKSESHKWASFTFPLPPGLKSHKEVPDNLRKQIIRDAYTCMRAQAQNDKINSQDFTIVAKQICKAVPQLKDHPPPGNRCSLGDFEYWGTVRYLLRKRHTNLKRPVDNDCKEEMERKKKCVDSLRPTPADIANHHKQIMIELRKVDVNVDAVRKLQKLSFLQRADDISNIHGTDALTKILKNYPFLQLEEQLLYELELHVQRILGKEVRFEDIKENWKKLMPTLCKAETTKDDMPALAMSQISDYFEKCPPLLTFVDKVSGDIDEFIKKETTSNSPTLLAFDLVDEKQSEKDSSQLFLVIDKSVFLEVTDETNIDYSKGLYLLLAVYYALNLQYDTKQKLLFQFLEEYVLEVKPLRRTFKYRQICNKIFQQVDDVTA, encoded by the exons ATGGTTTATACGAAGACGCTGTGCTTTCGACGTGAGGTTAACGACTGGGAATTACTTGATACATACTTTATACGAAAACGCTGTGTTTTCGACGAGAGGCGAACGACTGGCATTGAAGCGATGAACCGCAATATAGAATTTATTCCTGCTGACCCTGCCGAATTGTCGCAATGGCTCAAAAAGAGCAAGAAGCTTCGCTCCGACACATGTGATATATTAAAAG CAAACAAGGTGGAAGGAAAAACTTTAATCCGACTCACAAGGTCTGATCTCACTGACCTCATACCAGGAGATTTTCTTGCTCGTAAGGAGCTATGGGATCTTGTTGAATACTTG CAGAACTCATCCTTCAAAATAGTGGAGAAGCAAGATGAGTTGGCCATCGAAGAAGACAATGAGTTTGATTTCAGAAGA ACACAGTGTAGCCCACCAGCCCTGGTAAGGAAGGAACGTTCTAAATCCCCATCAACATTGTCTGTTGACTCAGACCAGAGTGACAGGAGCTTTGGCTTTGACATTGACACACCCAGGCCTTTAACACCCATATTCCCTAAGAGCGAGTCTCATAAATGGGCCTCCTTCACATTTCCATTGCCACCAGGATTAAAGAGTCATAAAGAAGTGCCAGACAACTTACGAAAACAAATTATCAGGGATGCCTACACTTGCATGAGGGCCCAGgcacaaaatgataaaatcaaTAGTCAGGACTTCACAATTGTTGCCAAACAGATTTGCAAAGCAGTTCCACAGCTGAAAGATCACCCTCCTCCAGGCAACAGATGTAGTTTGGGGGATTTTGAATATTGG GGAACTGTCCGTTACCTCTTGAGAAAGCGTCACACCAATCTTAAAAGACCAGTCGATAATGATTGCAAAGAAgagatggaaagaaagaaaaagtgtgTTGATTCTTTGAGGCCGACCCCTGCAGACATTGCCAATCATCATAAACAGATAATGATTGAACTGCGTAAGGTGGATGTTAACGTTGATGCTGTGAGAAAGTTGCAGAAGCTTTCATTTCTGCAGAGGGCTGATGATATCAGCAACATTCATGGAACAGATGCATTgaccaaaattttgaaaaattacccATTCCTTCAGTTAGAAGAACAG TTGCTGTATGAGCTGGAATTACATGTGCAAAGAATCCTGGGAAAAGAGGTCAGATTTGAAGACATAAAGGAAAACTGGAAGAAGCTGATGCCCACCTTATGCAAGGCTGAGACTACTAAGG atgatatgCCAGCTTTAGCAATGTCACAAATATCAGACTACTTTGAAAAGTGCCCCCCACTACTGACTTTCGTTGACAAG GTTAGTGGTGACATTGATGAATTcatcaagaaagaaactaCAAGCAATTCACCCACACTTCTGGCATTTGATCTTGTGGATGAAAAGCAGAGTGAAAAAGACTCAAGCCAACTCTTCCTTGTCATAGATAAGAGTGTGTTTTTAGAAGTAACTGATGAAACCAACATTGACTATAGCAAAGGGCTTTATTTGTTGCTTGCTGTGTATTATGCCTTGAACTTACAATATGATACTAAGCAAAAGttactttttcagtttcttgaaGAATATGTCTTGGAGGTAAAACCATTAAGGAGAACTTTTAAGTATAGACAAATTTGCAATAAGATCTTTCAACAAGTGGATGATGTAACAGCTTAA
- the LOC141890449 gene encoding uncharacterized protein LOC141890449 isoform X4 has product MMKLCLIACVIVYTQLIDAYEHNCGYIKNNTLRSPRYPNNYPNNMHCLYRVSIPSDKNLVIYFNYFSLEDHPNCRWDYLKISDGRNHSGRYCGYQTGKRVLVDGRTAELTFHTDYGGRHRGFYVSLYFSPRSRGFYMSIQTSSPRSHGNKAKLLFSPRRSEVGKLSCLKFYYHMYGAAINRLNVYNGNRMVFTKYQQQGDRWLYAEMTVFVQNTVAFEGITGALMDGFCTACKHALNDSFGHLNITYNERFSPDCVWTLGNSGIYDPVAIVSIEELHLGYCSGFIKVLDGNGTEVFIQEGCQANHTSHISHQIAFEESQNITIQVALKNFQSYVRVSYCVLKNGLDEGTPTDGDQTLCFNLYEAVVGNL; this is encoded by the exons TTATAGTCTACACTCAGCTTATCGACGCTTACGAACACA ATTGTGGTTATATAAAGAACAACACCCTGAGAAGTCCCAGATATCCGAACAACTATCCAAACAACATGCATTGTCTTTATCGAGTTTCTATTCCCTCTGATAAGAATTTGGTCATTtactttaattatttctctttggAAGACCATCCGAATTGCAG GTGGGACTATTTAAAGATTAGCGACGGCAGGAATCACAGTGGAAGGTACTGCGGGTATCAGACTGGCAAACGCGTACTTGTCGATGGCAGAACTGCTGAACTGACATTTCACACGGATTATGGCGGTCGACATCGTGGATTTTATGTGTCGCTCTACTTTTCTCCGCGCTCACGAG GTTTCTACATGTCCATCCAAACGTCTTCTCCTCGATCACATGGCAACAAGGCTAAACTGTTATTCTCACCCCGAAGATCGGAAGTTGGGAAATTGTCctgtttgaaattttattaTCACATGTATGGAGCTGCTATAAACCGGCTGAATGTCTACAACGGAAATAGGATGGTGTTTACGAAATATCAACAGCAAGGAGATAGATGGCTGTACGCTGAAATGACCGTATTTGTACAAAACACA GTTGCTTTTGAGGGTATCACGGGTGCTTTGATGGATGGGTTCTGCACAG CCTGCAAACACGCCTTAAACGATTCTTTTGGTCATCTGAACATCACATATAACGAAAGGTTTTCTCCCGATTGTGTGTGGACACTTGGAAATTCTGGAATATACGATCCAGTAGCAATCGTCTCTATTGAAGAGTTGCACCTTGGCTACTGCAG TGGCTTCATCAAAGTTTTGGATGGGAACGGAACAGAGGTTTTCATTCAAGAAGGATGTCAAGCGAATCATACCTCACACATATCTCACCAAATAGCGTTTGAAGAATCACAAAACATCACGATTCAAGTCGCACTTAAAAACTTTCAGAGCTATGTGAGAGTGAGTTATTGTGTGCTCAAGAATGGCCTAGATGAAG GGACCCCAACAGATGGCGATCAAACACTTTGCTTTAACCTTTACGAGGCAGTTGTTGGCAATCTTTAG
- the LOC141890466 gene encoding uncharacterized protein LOC141890466 produces the protein MEYLVKWKGFSSFENTWESREQLSQPLLRYFGSPRPQADTNQDCVDRLRVSVLEALKHKGPMQTVYLEFRHDVFKYLFNGEGRPAKEKNWHLYEADDFCRCKVINNWSCIFERHGDGVRIRFPVKMRKFLTLSPKTYENLG, from the exons ATGGAATATCTGGTAAAATGGAAAGGCTTCAGTTCCTTTGAGAACACTTGGGAGTCACGGGAACAGCTTTCCCAACCTTTGTTGAG GTACTTTGGGTCTCCCAGACCTCAAGCAGACACCAATCAAGACTGTGTTGACAGACTGAGAGTGTCCGTATTGGAAGCGCTCAAGCATAAGGGGCCAATGCAAACAGTATATCTTGAGTTTAGGCATGATGTCTTCAAGTACTTATTTAACGGAGAAGGAAGACCTgctaaggaaaaaaactggcatCTATACGAGGCAGACGATTTCTGCAGATGCAAGGTCATAAACAACTGGAGCTGCATCTTTGAGAGACACGGAGATGGGGTTAGGATAAGGTTTCCAGTTAAAATGAGGAAATTCCTAACCCTGTCTCCAAAGACCTATGAAAATCTTGGGTAG